From the Bubalus kerabau isolate K-KA32 ecotype Philippines breed swamp buffalo chromosome 2, PCC_UOA_SB_1v2, whole genome shotgun sequence genome, one window contains:
- the LOC129644931 gene encoding uncharacterized protein LOC129644931: MNCQNTSDQETCPSNSSYSSYLSETHTLWALSRNRTLYSHSDSGISSLLPSDSFKYLTWHKVEQNDIQGSQLRCPRVREGPSAEELLFREEECTLPSQKRVLEKNKWETWLQENWEDCTNLNLSFQDLGDPYQVENFNRILRRLIRVETLWLVDNSLVDLSALRLPRCRVLNMNKNHLTSFKQLPKIPQIQHLSLADNHIETLTGLSSLRCTPLESLMLKRNPCEFHQNYRKRVFSCLPNLKMLDGILKLPEDTSPPETNIFSKICILS, from the exons GTCAAAACACAAGCGATCAGGAGACTTGTCCATCTAATTCATCCTACAGCTCCTATctgagtgagacacacactctgTGGGCTCTCTCCAGGAACAGAACACTATATTCTCATTCCGATTCTGGAATATCATCCCTG CTTCCATCAGATTCTTTTAAGTACCTCACTTGGCACAAAGTAGAACAAAATGACATCCAAGGAAGTCAACTGCGTTGCCCACGAGTAAGAGAAG GACCCTCTGCCGAAGAGCTGCTCTTCAGAGAGGAGGAGTGTACTTTGCCTTCACAGAAAAGAGTCCTTGAGAAAAACAAATGGGAAACGTGGCTGCAGGAAAACTGGGAGGACTGCACG AATTTGAACCTTTCATTTCAGGATTTGGGGGACCCTTATCAAGTTGAAAATTTTAACAGGATTCTTAGAAGACTAATTCGAGTTGAAACCCTCTGGTTAGTGGACAATTCACTGGTGGATTTAAGTGCCTTAAGATTGCCAAG atgCAGAGTTTTAAATATGAACAAAAACCATCTCACATCTTTCAAGCAATTGCCAAAGATCCCTCAGATACAGCATTTATCCTTGGCTGACAACCATATTGAGACTCTGACTGGGCTGTCCAGCTTACGGTGCACGCCACTGGAATCCCTTATGCTCAAGAGGAACCCTTGTGAATTTCACCAAAACTACCGAAAACG AGTGTTCTCCTGTTTGCCAAACTTAAAAATGCTGGATGGGATCCTCAAGCTACCAGAAGATACTTCACCACCAGAAaccaatattttttcaaaaatatgtattttatcctAA